The nucleotide window ATGATGTTAAATAGTATAATGCTTATTGCAAAACTTTCTCCACCTATTATCTTTATTCTATAAGAGAGGTGTGAAGCATGTTTGAGAAGTTTACAGAAAAGGCAAGGCAGGTAATATTGCAAGCAAGAGAGGAAGCCATAGAGCTTGGGCATACATACCTTGGCAGTGAGCATATATTATTAGCCCTTATAAAGGAAGATGACCTTCCCTCCCTTGTGCTTACACGCTTTGGCTTGACCGCAGAAAAGGTTCGCAAAGCCATAATGGGTCAGATAACCCGTGGGAGCCACTCGGGTGAGATACTCTTTGCACCAGACGCCAAAAGGGTCCTTGAGTTTGCGGTGGAAGAGGCGCGCATACTGCACCACCAGTTTGTGGGACCCGAGCACCTGCTTATAGGTGTTGTCAGAGAAAAAACTGGTCTGGGTGGAAGGATACTCAGAGGCTTTGGTCTTGATGAGTATTCCGTAAGAAGGGAAGTCCTGCAGATTCTTGGAGAGCTTCCTCCTCAAGAGAGCACCAAGTATGCACCCACTCCAAACCTTGACAGGTTCTCAAGAGACCTCACGCAGATGGCAAGGGAAGGAAAGCTTGACCCAGTTATAGGAAGGGAAAAGGAAATAGAGAGAGTTATACAGATACTGGTCAGAAGAAGAAAGAACAACCCAGTTCTTCTTGGAGACCCCGGTGTTGGAAAGACCGCCATAGTGGAAGGTCTTGCCCAAAGAATAGCCTACAGACAGGTTCCAGACCCTCTCCTTAACAAAAGGGTTGTAGCCCTTGACCTTGCAGCCTTGGTGGCTGGAACAAAGTATAGAGGTCAATTTGAAGAAAGGCTCAAAAATATCCTCAAGGAGCTTGAGAAGGCACCTAACGTGATACTCTTTATTGATGAGATACATACCCTTGTGGGTGCGGGTTCTGCGGAAGGTTCAATCGATGCCAGCAACATGCTAAAGCCAGCCTTGGCAAGGGGTGAAATACAGGTTATAGGTGCTACCACCCTTGATGAATACAGGAAATACATAGAAAAAGATGGTGCTCTTGAAAGAAGATTCCAACCTGTTATAGTAGAACAGCCATCTCAAGAAGATACTATAAGGATACTGTACGGGCTTAAATCTAAGTTTGAAGAGTTTCACAACGTGGAATACACGCCTGAAGCAATAGAAAAGGCGGTCATACTATCTGAAAGATACATAACGGAAAGGAATCTTCCAGACAAGGCAATAGACGTTCTGGATGAGGCGGGTTCTTTGGTAAAACTTAGAGCTTACCAATTACCACCAGAGTTGAAGGAAATAGAGGAAAGGATAAGAGAGATTGAGAAACGAAAGGAAGAGGCTGCAAGAGAGCAGGACTATGAAAAGGCTGCAAGATTGAGAGATGAAGAGCTAAGGTTGAGGGCGAAGTTTGAGAACTTAAAAGCCAAGTGGAAACAGGAAATGGCTTCCAACAGACCAAAGGTCACTGAAGAAGATGTTGCGGAAGTGGTAGCAAGATGGACTGGTATACCAGTAAAGAGAATACACGAGAGCGATATGGAAAGGCTCTTGCGTATAGAAGAGGAGCTTCACAAGAGGGTAATAGGACAGGATGATGCCATAAGAGCTATAGCAAAGGCAATAAGAAGGTCAAGGGTAGGATTAAAGGGTAAGCACAGACCCATAGGTGTTTTCCTATTCCTTGGACCCACAGGTGTGGGAAAGACCGAAACAGCAAAGGCTCTTGCGGAGTATCTCTTTGGCTCTGAGGAAGCACTCATTAGGTTTGATATGTCCGAATATATGGAAAAGCATACCGTTTCAAGGCTTGTGGGTGCACCCCCTGGATACGTGGGCTATGAGGAAGGTGGACAACTAACGGAAAG belongs to Aquificaceae bacterium and includes:
- a CDS encoding ATP-dependent Clp protease ATP-binding subunit, with amino-acid sequence MFEKFTEKARQVILQAREEAIELGHTYLGSEHILLALIKEDDLPSLVLTRFGLTAEKVRKAIMGQITRGSHSGEILFAPDAKRVLEFAVEEARILHHQFVGPEHLLIGVVREKTGLGGRILRGFGLDEYSVRREVLQILGELPPQESTKYAPTPNLDRFSRDLTQMAREGKLDPVIGREKEIERVIQILVRRRKNNPVLLGDPGVGKTAIVEGLAQRIAYRQVPDPLLNKRVVALDLAALVAGTKYRGQFEERLKNILKELEKAPNVILFIDEIHTLVGAGSAEGSIDASNMLKPALARGEIQVIGATTLDEYRKYIEKDGALERRFQPVIVEQPSQEDTIRILYGLKSKFEEFHNVEYTPEAIEKAVILSERYITERNLPDKAIDVLDEAGSLVKLRAYQLPPELKEIEERIREIEKRKEEAAREQDYEKAARLRDEELRLRAKFENLKAKWKQEMASNRPKVTEEDVAEVVARWTGIPVKRIHESDMERLLRIEEELHKRVIGQDDAIRAIAKAIRRSRVGLKGKHRPIGVFLFLGPTGVGKTETAKALAEYLFGSEEALIRFDMSEYMEKHTVSRLVGAPPGYVGYEEGGQLTERVRRRPYSVLLFDEIEKAHPDVFNIFLQIFDDGRLTDAMGRTVDFSNTIIIMTSNLGARLIAHGSQMGFEKKFGMIDYDQMKKNVLDQVKKTFSPEFLNRLDEIVVYRPLEKEDVAKIIELQLEQINKNLQDWNVKVKLHKNFVDWIIEKEYKPEYGARSIKRALQHHVEDLLAEELLKGALADVELVEIRIKDDKPYIKPVKKKEKLEAIFNQ